Within Bradymonas sediminis, the genomic segment GCTGCGGGCGGTCGACGCGCAGGTAGCCGGTTTCCTTGTCGATTTCGTATTTTACGGAATCAAAGGGGGTCAATTCGATATAGGCGTGGACGACGCTCGGCATGTCGGGACCCGCCGAGAGGCCGTGCCAGGGGTGGGGACGCCAGCGATAGAAAGGGCTTGGAAAAGGCATGTTTTACTTCTTCGGTGTTGGGGTTGAATTCTTAGCTAGTCGCTTCTTTGCTACCTGAATCTATCAATTATGTACGGTCGGACGCCGCGCTTAGGCGACGGCGATCCTAGTGCGGCGCCAAATTAGTTTAACTTGCGCTAAAATAATAGTCCTTTTAGCGCATCATGCGGCGTTCCCATTTGAGCGCGGTCTCCACGATATGATCGAGGTCGTCGTGCTCGGGCTGCCAATTAAACTGAGCGCGCAGCTCGCCGGCGTTCGCGATCAGCTCCGGCGGGTCGCCCGCGCGGCGCTCAAGGTCGTGGGTGACAAAATCAACGCTGCTGACCCGGCGCACCGAATCGATCACTTCGCGCACGGTAAACCCGCGCCCGTATCCGCAATTGAGCACGCGACTTGGCGAGCCGGCTTGCAGGGCGTCAAGGGCCAGGAGGTGCACTTTGGCGAGGTCGGTGACGTGAATATAATCGCGCACGCAGGTGCCATCGCGCGTTTCGTAGTCCGTGCCGAAGACGCCGAGCTGCTCGCGTACCCCGAGGGCGGCCTGACACGCAACCTTAATAAGATGCGTGGCGGCCGGGGTCGACTGCCCGGTGCGCCCGCTCGGGTCGGCCCCGGCGACGTTGAAGTAGCGCAGCGCGACATAGCGAAAATCATGGGCGTGCGAAATATCCTGGAGCATCCACTCGGTCATCAGCTTGGAGCGGCCGTAGGGATTGATCGGCACGGTCGGCGTCTTCTCGGTGACCGGAAGTTCGTCGGCGTGCGGCATGCCGTAGACGGCCGCGGTGCTTGAGAAGACAAATTTATCGATACTCTCGGCCACGCAGGCCTCGAGCAACGTGCGCGTAACCGCTGTATTATTGTCGTAATATTTCAGCGGATTCTCGACCGATTCCGGCACGACGATGCTGCCGGCAAAGTGCATCACCGCGTCGATTTGGTGGGCCTTAAACAGGGCCGAAAGGGTGTCCCGGTCGCCGACATTGCCCTGGACGAACTCGGCTTTGGCGGGGACGTTCTCACGCACGCCGGTGCTCAGATTATCGAGGATGACGAC encodes:
- the galE gene encoding UDP-glucose 4-epimerase GalE codes for the protein MSILITGGAGYIGSHIAHELVDRGDDVVILDNLSTGVRENVPAKAEFVQGNVGDRDTLSALFKAHQIDAVMHFAGSIVVPESVENPLKYYDNNTAVTRTLLEACVAESIDKFVFSSTAAVYGMPHADELPVTEKTPTVPINPYGRSKLMTEWMLQDISHAHDFRYVALRYFNVAGADPSGRTGQSTPAATHLIKVACQAALGVREQLGVFGTDYETRDGTCVRDYIHVTDLAKVHLLALDALQAGSPSRVLNCGYGRGFTVREVIDSVRRVSSVDFVTHDLERRAGDPPELIANAGELRAQFNWQPEHDDLDHIVETALKWERRMMR